In one Brienomyrus brachyistius isolate T26 chromosome 5, BBRACH_0.4, whole genome shotgun sequence genomic region, the following are encoded:
- the tufm gene encoding elongation factor Tu, mitochondrial: MFPLLINMAALVGIRSCLVSALQLSTSRHLLHISYKLCSVPLIKRDFAADAKKVFSRDKPHVNIGTIGHVDHGKTTLTAAITKVLAEAGGTRYKKYEDIDNAPEEKARGITINASHVEYATANRHYAHTDCPGHADYVKNMITGTAQLDGCILVVAATDGQMPQTREHLLLARQIGVEHVVVFINKVDAVEDREMVELVELEIRELLTEFGYDGENTPVVIGSALCALESRDPEIGANAILKLLEVVDGYVPLPKRELDKPFLMPIDSVYSIPGRGTVVTGTLERGMIKKGDECEFVGHNRAFKSVVTGIEMFHQSLDQAEAGDNLGALVRGLKRDDVRRGMVISKPSSIKPHQKVKAQVYVLSKEEGGRHKPFMTNFMPVMFSLTWDMACRVTLPSDKEMVMPGEDTSLSLTLRQPMVLEKGQRFTLRDGNKTIGTGLVTETLSLTEEDQINWG; the protein is encoded by the exons ATGTTTCCTCTATTAATCAACATGGCTGCGCTGGTAGGAATCCGCTCGTGTCTGGTCTCGG CTCTCCAGCTCTCAACATCACGTCATCTTCTGCATATATCTTATAAGCTG TGTTCAGTCCCTCTCATCAAAAGAGACTTTGCGGCTGATGCCAAGAAGGTGTTTTCTAGAGACAAGCCTCACGTAAACATTGGCACGATTGGGCATGTCGACCATGGAAAAACTACACTCACTGCAGCCATCACCAAAG TATTGGCAGAAGCTGGAGGGACACGTTACAAGAAGTATGAGGACATAGACAATGCACCTGAGGAGAAAGCTAGGGGCATCACCATCAATGCCTCGCACGTGGAGTATGCTACTGCCAACAGACATTACGCCCATACCGACTGCCCAGGCCATGCTGACTACGTTAAG AACATGATCACAGGTACGGCACAGTTGGATGGTTGCATTCTGGTGGTCGCAGCCACAGATGGACAAATGCCTCAGACGCGAGAGCACCTCCTGCTGGCCCGACAGATTGGCGTGGAACATGTGGTGGTGTTCATCAACAAGGTGGATGCCGTGGAGGACCGGGAGATGGTGGAACTGGTGGAGTTGGAGATCCGGGAGCTGCTGACGGAGTTTGGCTATGACGGCGAAAATACCCCTGTAGTTATTGGCTCTGCCCTCTGTGCCTTGGAG AGCAGGGACCCTGAGATTGGCGCCAACGCCATTCTGAAGCTCTTGGAGGTGGTGGATGGTTATGTGCCCCTGCCTAAGAGGGAGCTGGACAAACCCTTCCTGATGCCCATCGACTCCGTATACTCCATCCCTG GTAGGGGCACGGTGGTGACTGGTACACTGGAGAGAGGTATGATCAAGAAAGGGGATGAGTGTGAGTTTGTGGGACATAATCGCGCTTTCAAGTCTGTTGTGACAG GCATTGAGATGTTCCACCAGTCCTTGGATCAGGCAGAAGCAGGGGACAACCTGGGGGCTTTGGTGAGGGGCCTGAAGAGGGATGATGTGAGACGAGGAATGGTTATAAGCAAACCAAGCTCCATAAAGCCACACCAAAAAGTAAAGGCCCAG GTTTACGTCCTCAGTAAAGAGGAGGGGGGTCGACACAAGCCCTTCATGACCAACTTCATGCCTGTGATGTTTTCACTCACGTGGGACATGGCCTGTAGGGTAACCCTACCCAGCGACAAG GAAATGGTCATGCCTGGGGAGGACACCTCCCTCAGCCTCACCCTCCGACAGCCCATGGTCCTGGAAAAGGGTCAGAGGTTCACTCTGAGGGATGGAAACAAGACCATCGGAACCGGGCTGGTCACGGAAACGCTGAGCCTTACAGAGGAGGACCAGATTAACTGGGGCTAG
- the LOC125741673 gene encoding serine/threonine-protein phosphatase alpha-2 isoform-like, with protein sequence MAEPEKLNIDSIIQRLLEVKGSRPGKNVQLTENEIRGLCLKSREIFLSQPILLELEAPLKICGDVHGQYYDLLRLFEYGGFPPESNYLFLGDYVDRGKQSLETICLLLAYKIKFPENFFLLRGNHECASINRIYGFYDECKRRYNIKLWKTFTDCFNCLPVAAIVDEKIFCCHGGLSPDLQSMEQVRRVMRPTDVPDQGLLCDLLWADPDKDVLGWGENDRGVSFTFGADMVAKFLQKHDMDLICRAHQVVEDGYEFFAKRQLVTLFSAPNYCGEFDNAGAMMSVDETLMCSFQILKPADKKLYAYGSGGVGSGRPVTPPRNSKAANTKK encoded by the exons ATGGCGGAGccagaaaaattaaatattGATTCCATCATTCAGCGTCTTCTTGAAG TTAAAGGCTCCCGGCCAGGCAAGAATGTCCAGCTTACGGAAAATGAAATTCGTGGCCTTTGTCTCAAGTCCCGTGAGATTTTCCTCAGTCAACCAATTTTGCTTGAACTTGAGGCACCACTCAAGATCTGTG GTGATGTCCATGGACAGTACTATGACCTCTTGCGGCTCTTTGAATACGGAGGCTTTCCCCCAGAGAGCAACTACCTGTTCCTCGGGGACTATGTGGACCGAGGCAAGCAGTCGCTGGAGACCATCTGCCTGCTGCTGGCCTACAAAATAAAATTCCCTGAGAATTTCTTTCTTCTGAGGGGCAACCACGAGTGTGCCTCCATCAACCGCATCTACGGCTTTTATGATGAGT gtAAAAGACGATATAACATCAAGTTATGGAAGACTTTCACTGACTGCTTCAACTGCCTTCCTGTGGCTGCGATTGTGGATGAGAAGATTTTTTGCTGCCATGGAG GTCTATCCCCAGACCTGCAGTCAATGGAGCAGGTGCGCCGGGTAATGCGTCCCACAGACGTGCCTGACCAGGGTCTGCTGTGCGACCTGCTGTGGGCCGACCCGGACAAGGATGTGCTGGGCTGGGGTGAGAATGACCGCGGAGTGTCCTTCACATTTGGAGCAGATATGGTGGCCAAATTCCTGCAGAAGCATGACATGGACCTCATCTGCAGGGCACATCAG GTGGTGGAAGACGGCTATGAGTTCTTTGCAAAGCGACAGCTGGTCACACTTTTCTCAGCCCCAAACTACTGTGGCGAGTTTGATAATGCTGGAGCCATGATGAGTGTTGATGAGACACTCATGTGTTCCTTCCAG ATCCTCAAGCCTGCAGACAAGAAGCTGTATGCTTACGGATCAGGGGGCGTGGGCTCCGGCCGGCCCGTCACACCCCCTAGGAATTCAAAGGCCGCAAACACCAAGAAATGA
- the pelo gene encoding protein pelota homolog, whose amino-acid sequence MKLLHKDIEKDNGGQVTLIPEEAEDMWHTYNLLQVGDSLRASTFRKVQTESSTGSVGSSRVRTTLTLCVETIDFDSQACQLRVKGTNIQENQYVKMGAYHTIELELNRKFTLAKKVWDSVVLDRIEQACDPAQKADVAAVVMQEGLANLVLVTPAMTLLRAKVEVTIPRKRKGSCAQHDKALERFYEAVMQGILRHINFDVVKCVLVASPGFVKDQFISYLFREAVRQDCKVLLENRPKFMLVHSSSGHKYSLKEILTDPAVTSRLSDTKAAGEVKALEDFHKMLQHEPDRAVYGLAHVEKANEAMAIDILLISDELFRHQDVATRGRYVKLVDSVRDNAGTVRIFSSLHVSGEQLNQLSGVAGILRFPIADLSEPEDDSSSDEE is encoded by the exons ATGAAGCTCTTACATAAAGATATAGAGAAAGATAATGGAGG ACAGGTGACACTGATTCCCGAGGAGGCAGAGGACATGTGGCACACCTACAACCTGCTCCAGGTGGGAGACAGTCTAAGGGCCTCAACCTTCAG GAAGGTGCAGACAGAGTCGTCCACGGGCAGCGTGGGCAGCAGCCGAGTACGCACCACCCTTACCCTGTGTGTGGAGACTATTGACTTTGACTCCCAGGCTTGCCAGCTGAGAGTGAAAGGGACCAACATTCAGGAGAACCAGTATGTTAAG ATGGGGGCATATCATACCATAGAACTGGAACTGAACAGAAAATTCACTCTGGCCAAGAAAGTTTGGGACAGTGTCGTGTTGGACAGAATAG AGCAGGCCTGTGACCCAGCTCAGAAGGCAGACGTGGCAGCCGTGGTGATGCAGGAGGGCCTGGCCAATCTGGTGCTGGTCACTCCTGCCATGACCCTGCTGAGAGCGAAGGTGGAGGTCACCATCCCACGCAAGAGGAAGGGCAGCTGTGCCCAACATGACAAG GCCTTAGAGAGATTCTATGAAGCAGTGATGCAAGGAATACTTAGACACATCAACTTTGATG TGGTGAAATGTGTCCTGGTGGCCAGTCCCGGTTTTGTGAAAGATCAGTTCATTAGCTACTTATTCCGAGAGGCAGTGCGGCAGGACTGCAAGGTGCTGCTGGAGAACAGGCCCAAATTCATGCTGGTCCACTCCTCCTCTGGGCATAAATACTCTCTGAAAG AAATCTTGACTGACCCAGCTGTCACAAGTAGACTTTCTGACACCAAG GCAGCAGGGGAGGTTAAAGCTCTGGAGGATTTTCACAAGATGCTGCAGCATGAGCCAGACAGAGCTGTTTACGG ACTGGCACACGTGGAGAAGGCCAATGAGGCGATGGCTATTGACATCCTGTTAATCAGCGATGAGCTTTTCAG GCACCAGGATGTGGCAACCCGAGGTCGATACGTGAAGCTTGTGGACAGCGTGAGAGACAATGCGGGGACAGTTAG AATATTTTCAAGTCTTCATGTATCTGGAGAGC AACTGAACCAGCTGAGTGGAGTTGCAGGCATTTTGCGATTCCCCATCGCCGACCTGTCTGAGCCGGAAGATGATAGCAGCTCTGATGAAGAATAG